GCTCGGAGCCCGGTGTGCCGGCCCGTGTCGGCGTCAGTCGCCGGTCGGTGGGCCCAGAACCGCTCGGCGCCGGCCGGTGGGCGATTGGCGACGGTGTCGTCCCCGCGAGCGGGGAGTCCGGAACCGAGACGCCGTCGAGTGGCGCCGACGTCGGGTCCGAACGCGTCTCATCCAGCGGCGGGTAGGTGAGTTCGTAGGACTCCGCCTCGTCATCGTCCCCGCCGGCCGCAGGTTCGGCGCCACGCCGCCCCAGCAACCGGACGACGAGGTCGCTCAGGCCGTGTTTGTGCACGACACGCCGGCCGAGACGGCCGCCCAGTCGGTCTGTGTCGAGGGTCGCGATTGATTCGAGACGGCTCCCGAGCCCGCTGATGCCGGGACCGTCACCCAGACGCCGGTCAGTAAGCTGTCCGATGTTCCGACAGGTGGGTTCGAGAGTCAGATTGTCTCCGGTCATAGGTCGGGGCCTTCGCTCACACCGCCGGCCAGCCCGGTTGTTAGTCCGAACATCGACCCGTCAGTCCTGTGTCGAGGCCGGCGTCTCGGGGGCCTCACCCGAAGGGTTGCTCTGGCCGGTAGCGGTGACATCCGCCCGGGCACCCGTCGGTCCGCCGTCGGGACCGTCCAGCTGGTCCCGTTGCAGGCCATACATCTCACCCGTCCGCGTGAGAATCGCTGGTGTCTCCGACCCCTGCTTCAGCGTGTACCCCAGCGGGAGCTCCCAGGAGTCGTCGTTGGGCGCGAGCCTGAACCCCTCCGGCGCGTTGAACGTGCAGGTCTCGCCGGGACCGAGAGTGGTGTCGACGCCGAACTTGTAGAGGTCGAACTCCGTGTCGCGAATCTTCGCCAGCGACAGGTCGATGGAGTCGCTGGACTCGTTTTTGATGTGAAGCTCCCACGTGTCCCGCGTCTTCGGGCGGTTGACGCCGGCTATCGCCAGATTAGTCCGCTCGGCCGTCTGCTCGTCGTATCGGTTGTATATGACGAGGGTAACGCCGGCCCAGAGCAGCACGGCGACGACGACTGCAGGCAGAGCCGTCCCCCAGTTGCCGATGCGAATCGAGAGATACCACGTCAGGAGGCCGCCGAAGACGCCGACGAGTGAGCCGAGAATTATCGCCATCGTCCGGCTCTCAAGCCCCTTCGCGTGGGTGTAGCCGATGCGCATCGACGTCTTTGGGGGACAGTCGTCGCCGATGCACCGCCGGCGGAGAATCACCATCCCGGTCGAGGCCGGCCACACGAGCAGGAAGCCCGAGACGACGGTCAGGTCAGAGAGCCCCCAGTAGACCTGTACCGCGAACAGCCCAGCTGTCACTGCCAGTGCGCCCGCCAGCCCGATGAGAGTAGCCTGTGTCCACGTCGGGACCTGCGCCCAGTACTCCATGACCGTCTCCCGGTTGGGCCGATACGCGAAGTACCACGTCCCGGCCAGCGCACCCAGCAGAAAGCCGACGAGAGCTGTAACCCCGGACGGCGAGATAGTCAGATACGTCGTCCCCGAGAACACGCCGTTGATATCGGCTGCGGGCGCGAGCCAGAACAGATCGAACAGGTAGCCGGTCCCCCACAGGAGAAGGGCGCCAAGTAGCGCTGTCAGGATGACCGGCAGGACCGGCCCGAGTTTCTTGCGAACGCCCTTGATTTTGCTCCGGAGTTTTGGGAATAGATTGAGCATTGTGGGATGTGGAGATCCGAGCGACCGGAGACACCGAGGGACCCGTTCGTCGGTGGTTCGCCTGACTCCGACCGCGAGAGACAGTGCTGTTTTTTCCAGCCACTCTGCGTTTGTTAGATTAGGTGCTCGATAAAATATAAAGATGGTGGTGTTGGCTACATAACTAGTCCAGCGTGACCGGGTCGATAGCTAGTCGCTCTCCGGAGGGAGTATCGATACGGCCCCGTCCGGTTGCTGACGGACGTACGCGAGTTCGTGTTAGAGCTGCTGGCCCTCAGCAGATTCGGGGCCGTATTCGCCCCGGTTGAACGCGATGTGGTTCCCGACAGTAAGTATTCTTGCGCCGAGATTTCTGCGGGCGCTGACTACTCTCCCGCACATGTCTTCTTGCAGACCATTTGAGCTTAGAGCGCGTCTGTACGTCGTTCAACCACTCTCGTTAGACGCTCTCCCAGTCGATGGTAGCCTCTAGTTGGTAGTACGGCTGCCACGCGTCCTCGTAGCGCTGGTACCAGTCAGTCAGACGGTTCAGGCCCGGCCCGGTCACCTGGAACGGTTCCGGTGGCGTGACACCCATCTGGACGTGGATATCGCGGACCTGGCATCGGAGGTGACGAACGAGATATTGTTGGAGGTCGGTGAGCGAGTCGGGGTCGTGTGGAATCACTTCCAGCTGCACGTCTGGACCGCGGTCGATGTCCGGCTCGTCGTTGTGTTCGCCGTAGAGGTCGTCGCCGATTTGCCATTGAACGTGCAGCCCAGACGTGGCCACAATCCACTGACTCGGCGCGACAGTCTGAATCTGTCCACTGGTGATCCCGTGCTCGCTTGCCAGCTCGGTCAACTCACGGGTGATATCAGCCGTGTCCCCGTCGCTGATACGCTGTTCGGCCTCTGTGAGATACGCCTCCATGGATTCGTCAGGGAGTTCCCCGACTTCGGCATTACCGAGACCGAGATAGAGGTCCTTCGCATACTGGTAGAACACGTCCTCCGTGTAGAGTTTATCGGGAATCTCTATAACAGGGTCTCGGTCGTCGTAATGATGTTTAAGTTGCTGGTAAATGTCGCCGAACTGCCGCTCGAAGCTCTCGGTATCCAGCGCGGCGATTACCAGCGTTGCCAAGGCGACCCTGTGGGGATATTCGCTCTCGCGAATCGTCGGATACCCGCGTTCCTTTGCGACGTAATACTTGGCGAAATGGCGGGCCTGGGTGACATTGCGGACCCCTGCTGGCGACCGTTCGCTCGGGTTGTCCGAGTATCTTTCCTGCAGATGACCATTTATTTCCCCATTGTAGAGCACACCAATCTTATGTTTGGCATCGTTGTTATCGTATATTGTGACGCCATATCCTTTGTCCGTCTCTTTCTCGATTTCACCCTCCATCAGTAATCGACCTCTTGGCTCTGGTCCCCAGTCATCTCGTTGACCTGTGCGGAGATGTTCTCGATGAACTGGTCGTCGCTCGCGAGCTGGTCGGCGAGAGTGGAGTCCGCTGCGACTCGCTCCGCGAATTCCTCGCTCTGGGTAACGCGAGCTTCGAGTTTGTCGACGACTTCGGCGGGCACGCTCTGGTCGCTCTTGAACGTTTCAGCGATGCTCTGATACTCTTCGGTGGCGGCCCCGATTCCGAACATGAGTCCCAGTGAAAGCAGATTCACGCCCGGAACCATCTGCGAGGCGGCGAACGTGCTGGCGGTACCGACGCCACCGATCAGCCATTTCGCCATCTCGGGCATCGTCCCGTCGCTGCCCTCGAAGTCGATATCCTCTGTCTCCGATCCGTTCAGCGCCTCCTCGTTGACGTTCTCGACGGCAACAGTTCCGTCTTCTCCGAAACCGGTCTGTTTTGCTGCTCGCTGAATATGAACGCCAGACCGCCGCATCCGCTGGATACCCAGCGTTCCCCCGCGCATCACCCGCTCGGCGGTCTCCTCGGCTTCGCGCTCCAACCGTTCATCTGGGTCGATAGCTAACTCGCCCTCTTGGGGCAGCATCGACACGGCTCCACCGGTCTGTTGTCGCACGTGCGCTAACTCGTGGGCCAGGACGTGCTGGCCCTCAGCAGATTCGGGGTCGTATTCGCCCCGGTTGAACGCGATGTGATTACCCACAGTAAAGGCGCGGGCGTTGATGTCGTCACAGGCTTGCGCTGCGGAGGGCCCGGTATGGATGCGAACGTCGCCGAGGCTGTCGCCCATCCGGTCTTCCATCGCGCGCTGGACGCTCGCGTCCAACTGCTGGCCGGACGACGAAATCACGCTTCGGACCGACTCAGGTACCTCTGTGTCACCGGCACGGCTGGACTCGTGATGTGCGCCCCGGCTCCGCTGGACGGACCTGGCGTTCTGCCGTTCGATCTCTCTTGGCACCTCCGGCGGCCGCTCGGCCTGCCGTTCGCGGAACTGCTCCATGTCCCGCGTCTTGCCCATCGTCTCGACGGCCATCCCCTCGGCGGCCCACTGGCGGACCTGGTCGGCGCCGTGTTGCTGGGCGAGCCGCTGCAGTTTCGTCGCCTGTCCGTCCCGATACGTCTCGACCCCGAACTGGTGACCCTCGCCCGGGTCTCGGCCAGCCGACCGGCGCTGGTCCCCGTCGTCCTCGCGGGGGTCCATCGCCGCCGACCCGGCCTTCTCTCGGGCCTCGCTCACTGACCGGAAGCTCATCGTTGAGTTAATTTCATATCCTTCGCACATAATTGTTCGTTGTATTGCAGAACACGCAATCGAGGGGCGGCCGGGAGCGCCCGATTGGGGACCGACCACCATGGCATACGAGAACACGATAGACCATCTACTGGACGAACTGGGCTGTCTCGACTTGCTGGTGCGCGAGCTCCACGACGGGCGCCAGGGGGTGCTCTCCGGGGAGTTCGACCTCGCCGGGCGCCTCGACGAGCCGGCGTCGGCGACTGCGTCGGAGAGAGGACTGGTCGTCCCTGACGGGATAGCCGAGGAACTCCGGCGCCATCGCGAGCGCATCGACGACGAACGAGCGGCGGCTATCGAGGCCGGCGTGACCCTCCGGCTCGACACGCTCGCCGAGGCGTTCGGTCTCGACAGACAGCATCTGGATATCCTGCTCCTGGCCCTGCTCCCGGACGTGGACCCTTCGGCCGCCGCGGTGTTCGACGCGCTCCACAACGACGCGAGCAAGCAGCGCCCGACCGTCGGATTGGTCGCGGACCTCTGTTCGACGACGCCCGAGCAGTTCCTGACCGCGACGGCGCTGTTCGGCCAGGGCTCGCCGCTGCGGGAGTACGGACTGCTCGTGCTGGACCCGCCCGAGAGCGACGGTCGGGCGGGGTCGAATCTCGACTACGCCCTGCGCGTGGATGACCGCATCGTCACCTACCTGCTGAATCAGGGCGGCGTCGACCCGGCGCTTCGGCCGCCCCCCGGCGCCGAAACCACCGACGCCGTCGACGGATACCTCGCCGAGGTGCGGGCCGAGGCCACGCTGGACGGACTGCTCGTGCCCGACCGACGGTGCGAACGGCTGGCGAGCCTGCGCGAGGTGAGCACTGCCGGCCGCCGTCTGTACTTCCACGGACCCCGGGGCAGCGGTCCGCGACGGGCCGCCGAGGCTCTCTGTGGGACCGACCGCTACGTCCGGGTCGACCTCCCGAGAGTGCTGGCCGCCGACGCCCTCGACGCCGTCGTCCGCGAGGCCGCGCTGCAGGCCTGCCCGGTGGTCGTCACCGGCGCGGACGCGGTAACGGGCCCCGACAGCGACCGCTCACTGTCGGCCGTTATCGACCGCTTTTCGCCCGTGATCGCGGACCTCTTTTTCGTCGGCGAGTCCGCGTGGACCCCCGCGGGAACGAGCCGCCAGCCCGTCGACGCCATCGTCGGCTTCGAGCGCCCGACCATCCCGCTCCGGCGGACGTTCTGGCGGGACCATGCCGACGAACTGCCCGACGACCTCGACCCCGAGCGCATGGCGAGCACCTTCGACCTCACGCTCGGACAGATGGAGAGCGCGCTGGCGGCCGCCCGCACGCTGGCTGGTGAGGACGACCTGACCGTCGAACACGTGCGGGAGGCCTGTCGGGCCCAGTCGTCTAGCGATCTGGCGGACCTCGCCCAGCAGATTACGCCCTCGGTCGAACGCGGGGACGTCATCCTCCGGGACGGGACCGACCGGAAACTCGACCAGCTACAGG
The Halomicroarcula saliterrae genome window above contains:
- a CDS encoding DUF4157 domain-containing protein — protein: MSFRSVSEAREKAGSAAMDPREDDGDQRRSAGRDPGEGHQFGVETYRDGQATKLQRLAQQHGADQVRQWAAEGMAVETMGKTRDMEQFRERQAERPPEVPREIERQNARSVQRSRGAHHESSRAGDTEVPESVRSVISSSGQQLDASVQRAMEDRMGDSLGDVRIHTGPSAAQACDDINARAFTVGNHIAFNRGEYDPESAEGQHVLAHELAHVRQQTGGAVSMLPQEGELAIDPDERLEREAEETAERVMRGGTLGIQRMRRSGVHIQRAAKQTGFGEDGTVAVENVNEEALNGSETEDIDFEGSDGTMPEMAKWLIGGVGTASTFAASQMVPGVNLLSLGLMFGIGAATEEYQSIAETFKSDQSVPAEVVDKLEARVTQSEEFAERVAADSTLADQLASDDQFIENISAQVNEMTGDQSQEVDY
- a CDS encoding ATP-binding protein, which translates into the protein MAYENTIDHLLDELGCLDLLVRELHDGRQGVLSGEFDLAGRLDEPASATASERGLVVPDGIAEELRRHRERIDDERAAAIEAGVTLRLDTLAEAFGLDRQHLDILLLALLPDVDPSAAAVFDALHNDASKQRPTVGLVADLCSTTPEQFLTATALFGQGSPLREYGLLVLDPPESDGRAGSNLDYALRVDDRIVTYLLNQGGVDPALRPPPGAETTDAVDGYLAEVRAEATLDGLLVPDRRCERLASLREVSTAGRRLYFHGPRGSGPRRAAEALCGTDRYVRVDLPRVLAADALDAVVREAALQACPVVVTGADAVTGPDSDRSLSAVIDRFSPVIADLFFVGESAWTPAGTSRQPVDAIVGFERPTIPLRRTFWRDHADELPDDLDPERMASTFDLTLGQMESALAAARTLAGEDDLTVEHVREACRAQSSSDLADLAQQITPSVERGDVILRDGTDRKLDQLQAHIANRGRIYDDWGFRAKEDNAGVVALFKGKPGTGKTMAAEALANAVGMHIYKIDLSSVVSKYIGETEENLEQIFQAAEQANAILLFDEADSVFGDRAEVSDATDRYANAEVNYLLQRIETYDGVILLTTNFASNIDDAFTRRINHTIRFERPQEATREAIWAGAFPGETPTEGIDAEWLSQFEFSGGEIASLAKRVAVEAASCDADAIRMSHVVRVLERNYREAGRVVRRSEFEPYCDALAEPPQESGDRRARR